CGCAGTGCAGATCTCTGGATCGACTTTGACTTTTATGGACATCAGATCAGCGCCCATTTGGTGCCGGAAAACCAGTCTGAGAAGCGGAGCAATCCCGTGGATGGCAAAAATGTACCTGTTTCGCATTGGGGCGTCATCCTCGATTGGGATACTTGGCATGTGCTGAGCGAACGCCTCACCGATCTTGGAATCGAATTTATCATTGCGCCTTACCTGCGTTTTGCAGGAGAACCTGGCGAGCAAGCAACGATGTTTTTTCAG
The nucleotide sequence above comes from Bacteroidota bacterium. Encoded proteins:
- a CDS encoding VOC family protein: MSIRPFHLAFPVKDLDATRKFYTETLGCRVGRSADLWIDFDFYGHQISAHLVPENQSEKRSNPVDGKNVPVSHWGVILDWDTWHVLSERLTDLGIEFIIAPYLRFAGEPGEQATMFFQDPSGNCLEFKSFKDDSHIFRASF